One Alteromonas sp. KC3 DNA segment encodes these proteins:
- a CDS encoding glucose 1-dehydrogenase: MARLNNKVALVTGAAQGIGKAIAEVFAKEGAFVILSDIEREKGQLAAAAIGANASFVYLDVTSEQDWIDAMQAIAKAHGHLDILINNAGITGFMEASGPFDPEHVSMDTWRKVHSTNLDGVMLGCKHAISLMKSAVRASIVNISSRSGLVGIPGAAAYASSKAAVRNHTKSVALYCAQQSYPIRCNSIHPGAILTPMWEEMLPQGEERAKAIESIAADIPIGRMGEPEDVAYAALYLASDESQYVTGIELNVDGGILAGSAAAPSKQ; encoded by the coding sequence ATGGCAAGGTTAAACAATAAAGTCGCGCTGGTAACAGGGGCCGCGCAAGGTATTGGTAAAGCGATTGCAGAGGTTTTCGCTAAGGAAGGTGCCTTTGTCATTCTATCCGACATTGAACGTGAAAAAGGGCAGCTAGCGGCAGCGGCCATCGGTGCTAATGCCTCGTTCGTGTATTTAGATGTTACTTCCGAGCAAGATTGGATAGATGCTATGCAGGCTATCGCAAAAGCGCATGGCCACCTTGATATTCTTATTAACAACGCTGGCATTACAGGGTTTATGGAGGCATCTGGGCCTTTTGATCCTGAACACGTCAGTATGGATACCTGGCGTAAAGTACATAGCACTAATCTGGATGGCGTTATGCTGGGGTGTAAGCACGCTATAAGCCTTATGAAATCAGCAGTCAGAGCAAGCATAGTTAACATATCATCTCGTTCTGGCTTGGTCGGTATTCCAGGTGCGGCCGCTTATGCGTCTAGCAAAGCGGCGGTTCGAAATCATACCAAATCAGTAGCACTTTATTGCGCGCAGCAATCTTATCCAATTCGTTGTAATTCAATACATCCAGGGGCAATACTAACGCCTATGTGGGAGGAAATGCTTCCACAGGGAGAGGAGCGCGCCAAGGCAATTGAAAGTATTGCTGCAGATATCCCCATCGGCAGAATGGGTGAGCCCGAAGATGTGGCCTATGCTGCACTCTATTTAGCCAGCGACGAGTCTCAATATGTTACGGGTATCGAGCTTAACGTAGACGGTGGCATTTTAGCGGGTAGTGCTGCTGCACCAAGTAAGCAATAA
- a CDS encoding GNAT family N-acetyltransferase: MIASENIAIRTVRRQDLPLLYALSQDFSNAGEFMPVSLVSESEFYDTFDQNGFWQDSCGRLVIEDSQHNIVGEIGSFKTAHYMNGREVYYRIFAGHRQKGYAKKALCLFTQFFFESTHFNRLQAVTVCENVVSSAMLKKQGFVYEGTLRQGRWFKGNLVDLEMYSLLREEWKRTDSKL; encoded by the coding sequence ATGATAGCGTCAGAAAATATAGCCATAAGAACAGTACGTAGACAGGATTTACCCTTGCTTTACGCCTTAAGCCAAGACTTCAGTAATGCAGGTGAATTCATGCCAGTGTCGCTGGTTTCAGAAAGTGAATTTTATGACACATTTGACCAAAATGGATTTTGGCAAGACAGTTGTGGCAGGCTCGTTATTGAAGATAGTCAGCACAATATAGTGGGAGAAATTGGAAGCTTTAAAACCGCGCATTACATGAACGGAAGAGAAGTTTACTACCGCATTTTCGCTGGCCACAGACAAAAAGGCTATGCAAAAAAGGCACTTTGCTTGTTTACGCAATTTTTCTTTGAGTCTACACACTTCAACCGGCTTCAAGCGGTTACAGTATGTGAAAACGTAGTGTCGTCAGCCATGCTCAAAAAACAAGGCTTCGTTTATGAAGGCACGCTTAGGCAGGGAAGATGGTTTAAGGGTAATCTTGTAGACTTAGAGATGTACTCATTACTCCGAGAAGAATGGAAGCGAACTGATAGCAAGCTGTGA
- a CDS encoding alpha/beta fold hydrolase has protein sequence MRLMKLVTIILCFFQVAVSMAADTTVIFEAGFGTKGQVWDPVIALLPNNVKVINETRSSLMTPDAEPTTLAQDVAAMQKRIKQASQNGNVIVVGHSYGGLVATQTLKNSVSEIDGMVLIEPTTLVHRLRFKALDEERVVADDVVIAKYMPPHLQAQYQRLTDTLDQAQEALIPLPAALPTILFTSTKIYEKPMFIEETQKGKALWLQLHNALFQQVETGQHIRSNKWGHSVHIEAPEEVAQAIMKVVEMSAAKEK, from the coding sequence ATGCGTTTAATGAAACTAGTCACAATTATTCTCTGTTTCTTTCAAGTAGCAGTATCAATGGCTGCTGATACCACCGTTATTTTTGAGGCAGGCTTTGGAACCAAAGGTCAAGTGTGGGACCCTGTGATAGCGCTGCTACCCAATAACGTAAAAGTCATAAACGAGACCCGAAGCAGCTTGATGACGCCCGATGCTGAACCAACAACATTGGCTCAGGATGTAGCTGCAATGCAAAAAAGAATAAAACAAGCTAGCCAAAACGGAAATGTGATTGTGGTAGGGCATTCCTATGGTGGCTTGGTTGCAACGCAAACATTAAAAAACAGCGTGTCAGAAATTGATGGTATGGTGCTTATTGAGCCGACGACGTTAGTACATCGATTGCGTTTCAAAGCATTAGACGAGGAGCGCGTTGTTGCTGACGACGTCGTTATCGCGAAGTACATGCCACCTCATCTTCAGGCGCAGTATCAGCGGTTAACCGACACATTAGATCAGGCGCAAGAAGCTTTAATTCCATTACCTGCCGCGCTTCCGACTATTCTTTTCACTTCAACAAAAATATATGAAAAGCCAATGTTTATTGAGGAAACTCAAAAAGGCAAAGCGCTTTGGCTACAATTACACAATGCACTATTTCAGCAGGTGGAAACTGGACAGCATATTCGCTCAAACAAGTGGGGGCACTCGGTGCACATTGAAGCTCCGGAGGAAGTAGCGCAAGCTATTATGAAAGTTGTTGAGATGTCAGCAGCAAAAGAAAAGTAA
- a CDS encoding OsmC family protein has translation MKIDIALLEGQKLQASFGKHQIISDQSVSAGGEEAYPEPFDYFLASMPLCAAFYIRKFCEARDISTDGISLTQEHSTIGEDKYHKAFSIKVTLPEGFPEKYKKPLLAAANSCTVKKVIQAMPEFSIQIEE, from the coding sequence ATGAAAATTGATATCGCACTTCTAGAAGGTCAAAAGCTGCAGGCGAGTTTTGGTAAGCATCAAATTATAAGCGATCAAAGTGTATCAGCTGGAGGCGAAGAGGCTTATCCTGAACCGTTCGATTACTTCTTAGCTAGCATGCCGTTATGTGCGGCGTTCTATATTCGCAAATTCTGTGAGGCAAGAGACATAAGCACAGACGGTATAAGTTTAACCCAAGAGCATAGTACGATTGGTGAAGATAAATATCATAAAGCGTTTTCTATTAAAGTTACCTTGCCTGAAGGCTTTCCTGAAAAATATAAAAAGCCACTTTTAGCTGCCGCGAATAGCTGCACAGTGAAAAAAGTGATTCAAGCAATGCCAGAGTTCAGTATTCAAATTGAAGAATAG
- a CDS encoding class I SAM-dependent methyltransferase, whose product MTKNITYYSANASELARQYNSLPFEAVHKDWLNEIPKDGMVLDVGAGSGRDARYLAAKGLGVVAVEPSNGIRELAQQYTVSNPIHWIADSLPELTEVFRLQTKFDLILLSAVWMHIAPSSRERAFRKLSSLLKPNGKLIISLRHGICDDERTMYDVSADELAKFASQFGLTYRLLTNEQSADVLGRDGVTWQTVMLALPDNGTGAFPLIRNIVVNDSKSSTYKVGLLRALLRIAEGHPGAVIEQTSEYVVLPVGLVALYWLKLYKPLVDQFGMQQNSNSRKGLGFITENGWERFAGYSSNDFYIGAHYTDNESVQALYQALKDIASTIKTMPAKYTTLPGTKESVFHVELNKTKRPTTDLRLDFNFLSSLGKFCVPVHIWDSLTQFSVWIEPALINEWSSLMAGYGRNKEQKFTKLDYLNALKWEDPERTTAKIRRRVSELMANEDVACCWSGKKLMAKNYAVDHAFPFARWPNNDLWNLLPTKTQINAKKSDKLPTGLKLSSSRELIVHWWKQGWQHDQNEFFSQANLALPNLRPDNTNFEDVFEAFTLQRDRIKALQQLEDW is encoded by the coding sequence TTGACGAAGAATATTACCTACTATTCCGCCAATGCTTCTGAGCTGGCAAGGCAATATAACAGCCTTCCGTTTGAAGCTGTCCATAAGGATTGGCTTAACGAAATCCCTAAAGACGGAATGGTGCTTGATGTAGGTGCGGGTTCAGGCCGTGATGCTCGCTACTTAGCAGCAAAAGGCCTTGGTGTGGTAGCCGTTGAACCGTCAAATGGCATTCGCGAACTTGCCCAGCAGTATACAGTTTCTAACCCCATTCATTGGATTGCTGACTCACTACCAGAACTTACTGAAGTATTTAGGCTACAAACCAAGTTCGACCTTATTTTACTAAGTGCTGTGTGGATGCACATTGCGCCATCGTCACGAGAACGCGCCTTTAGAAAGCTATCTTCACTGTTAAAACCCAACGGCAAATTGATTATTTCTCTGCGCCACGGTATTTGTGACGATGAGCGCACCATGTACGACGTTTCAGCAGATGAGTTAGCGAAGTTTGCTAGCCAATTCGGCCTTACTTACCGACTGCTTACTAACGAACAAAGCGCAGATGTATTAGGGCGTGATGGTGTGACATGGCAAACGGTTATGCTTGCTTTGCCAGATAATGGCACGGGCGCATTTCCACTTATTAGAAACATTGTAGTAAACGACAGTAAATCATCTACCTACAAGGTTGGTTTGCTTAGAGCGTTACTGAGAATAGCTGAAGGTCACCCAGGGGCCGTTATTGAACAAACCAGTGAATATGTTGTACTGCCTGTTGGGCTTGTTGCCCTTTACTGGTTGAAGCTTTACAAGCCCCTTGTTGATCAGTTTGGTATGCAGCAAAACAGTAACTCGAGAAAAGGGCTTGGATTCATAACAGAAAACGGCTGGGAGCGCTTTGCTGGTTATTCGAGTAACGACTTTTATATCGGCGCACATTACACAGACAACGAAAGCGTGCAGGCACTGTATCAGGCGCTGAAGGATATAGCCTCAACCATCAAAACCATGCCAGCCAAATACACTACACTACCAGGCACGAAAGAAAGTGTATTTCACGTAGAGCTTAACAAAACTAAACGCCCCACAACTGACCTACGTTTAGACTTCAACTTCTTATCTTCACTGGGTAAGTTTTGTGTTCCGGTACATATTTGGGATTCGTTAACGCAATTTAGCGTATGGATAGAGCCTGCGTTAATCAATGAATGGTCTTCGTTGATGGCGGGTTACGGGCGCAACAAAGAACAGAAATTTACCAAGTTAGACTACTTAAATGCACTGAAATGGGAAGACCCTGAGCGTACTACCGCAAAAATTCGCAGGCGAGTAAGTGAGCTAATGGCCAATGAAGACGTGGCATGTTGTTGGTCTGGCAAAAAGCTGATGGCAAAAAATTACGCCGTTGACCATGCCTTCCCTTTCGCGCGATGGCCCAACAACGACCTATGGAACCTGTTGCCAACCAAGACCCAAATAAATGCCAAAAAGTCAGACAAGCTTCCTACAGGCCTAAAGCTTTCAAGTTCTAGAGAACTGATAGTGCACTGGTGGAAACAAGGCTGGCAGCACGACCAAAATGAGTTTTTCAGCCAAGCAAATTTAGCGCTACCAAACCTACGCCCAGATAACACAAACTTTGAAGATGTTTTTGAGGCATTTACGCTTCAACGCGATCGAATAAAAGCGTTGCAGCAGCTGGAGGACTGGTAG
- a CDS encoding DUF6768 family protein, translating to MTTKSDDDIKHYLKQQSQELDNMLGDGLTDYLKLGFASNFSGIMKLGYAIAIALTLALFYCGYQFFTAPEVNQVFWGVLLILSFNAQVATKLWIFMQTNRNMLSKEMRMIEVRQRAWFAAQNAKMHE from the coding sequence ATGACGACTAAATCAGACGATGACATTAAGCACTACTTAAAACAACAGTCGCAAGAGTTAGACAACATGTTAGGCGATGGCTTAACCGATTACTTAAAACTGGGATTTGCCAGTAACTTCTCCGGCATTATGAAACTGGGCTATGCCATAGCAATAGCACTTACTTTGGCGCTGTTTTATTGTGGGTATCAGTTCTTCACTGCACCAGAAGTAAATCAAGTATTTTGGGGGGTACTGCTGATACTGAGCTTTAACGCACAGGTAGCCACTAAGCTTTGGATATTCATGCAAACTAATCGCAACATGCTTTCAAAAGAAATGCGCATGATAGAAGTACGACAGCGCGCATGGTTTGCGGCCCAAAACGCAAAAATGCATGAATAA
- a CDS encoding RNA polymerase sigma factor, whose protein sequence is MTNADIELLVIELQFGNRTALGTLYQHFHIAMRKYAVLRVKDAMVADDLVQNVWCKVAKRVTKLNDVSLFKSWLYKALRWEIIDWYRASSKEVVMDSDIPEKAIELVYNEPLSPLKQLFTLPANERDVAELYYLNDLNTKEISLVAGIPLGTVKSRLHRARALLKQRISNTEYGYDD, encoded by the coding sequence ATGACAAATGCAGACATAGAGCTACTGGTTATCGAGCTTCAATTTGGCAATCGAACAGCCCTTGGCACGCTTTATCAACACTTTCACATCGCCATGCGCAAGTACGCAGTATTGCGGGTAAAAGATGCCATGGTTGCTGACGACCTCGTGCAAAATGTGTGGTGTAAAGTAGCCAAGCGCGTAACCAAGCTAAACGATGTATCGCTTTTTAAAAGCTGGCTTTACAAAGCGCTGCGTTGGGAAATTATCGACTGGTACAGGGCATCGAGCAAAGAAGTGGTAATGGACAGCGATATCCCAGAAAAAGCCATTGAACTGGTATACAACGAACCTTTATCACCGTTAAAGCAACTGTTTACGCTGCCAGCTAACGAACGTGATGTGGCTGAGCTGTATTACTTAAACGATTTAAACACAAAAGAAATAAGCCTAGTAGCGGGCATTCCATTAGGCACAGTAAAGTCGCGCTTACACCGCGCTCGGGCTTTACTAAAGCAACGCATTTCAAATACGGAGTACGGTTATGACGACTAA
- a CDS encoding class I adenylate-forming enzyme family protein yields MNQQKLEKNLVERVAMGDLLRRRARDSATLPALVDYYGGARREVSYGELNNKVNQLAHALIQEGVKQGDKLAILAINQIDVVVTYFACYKLGVIAVPINFMQSVDDVRFNLEHSETRVIVYDPMLADLVHASTQNNNNLAFTIALGEDKGRATFAFKSFIAQRDTTEVEDRIIADRDTAHMIYTSGTTSKPKAVETSHLSLTIAALTGALELSLNVQCKMLLVLPMFHCTALSILYPTIMRSGCCVLHAAFDPMLIVDSLEKEKVETSVLLPMMWNALMATPDFDKRDFSRFELAIYGMAPMSQQNRQQIRDAFGCKIHLGSGQTEFSPVSCLFKDGSSTEFEEGNYWGVPLCFTEQAVIDENGNEVAQGEVGEIVWRGPQVMNGYFKNPTASESAYKYGWHHTGDLGFIDAEGQLMFIDRVKDTIKSGGENVSSQKVEQTMCLLPEVDAAAAIGVPHPHWGEAVCACVVGANLDEEALPAIVAFCKTKLGKFEVPKQIFICESLPMTSTGKVRKVELREQYREFFQKEALHS; encoded by the coding sequence ATGAACCAACAAAAACTCGAAAAAAATTTAGTGGAACGCGTGGCAATGGGTGATCTTCTGCGACGACGAGCTAGAGACAGTGCCACCCTACCCGCGTTGGTCGATTACTATGGCGGCGCACGCCGTGAAGTAAGCTATGGCGAGTTAAACAACAAAGTAAATCAATTGGCACACGCGCTTATACAAGAGGGAGTAAAACAAGGCGATAAACTGGCCATATTAGCCATTAATCAGATAGATGTAGTGGTTACTTATTTTGCCTGTTACAAACTTGGCGTTATTGCAGTTCCTATCAACTTTATGCAAAGCGTTGACGATGTGCGCTTTAATTTGGAACACAGCGAAACTCGCGTTATTGTTTATGACCCTATGCTTGCTGATCTGGTGCACGCGAGCACACAGAACAATAACAACCTTGCTTTTACCATCGCGTTAGGCGAAGACAAAGGCCGCGCAACCTTCGCGTTTAAATCCTTTATTGCACAGCGTGACACTACTGAAGTTGAAGACAGAATCATCGCCGACAGAGATACCGCCCATATGATTTACACATCGGGCACCACTTCAAAGCCAAAAGCGGTGGAAACCTCTCACCTATCGCTGACTATCGCGGCGTTAACTGGCGCACTTGAGCTATCACTAAATGTGCAGTGCAAAATGTTGCTGGTATTACCCATGTTTCATTGCACAGCGCTTTCTATTTTATACCCCACAATAATGCGCAGCGGTTGCTGTGTATTGCACGCCGCTTTCGATCCAATGCTGATAGTAGATAGCCTTGAAAAAGAAAAGGTTGAGACATCAGTGTTGCTACCTATGATGTGGAACGCGCTGATGGCAACACCAGACTTCGATAAACGTGACTTTAGCCGTTTTGAGCTGGCCATATACGGCATGGCTCCAATGAGCCAACAGAATAGACAGCAAATTCGTGATGCGTTTGGCTGTAAAATCCACTTAGGCAGCGGTCAAACAGAATTTAGCCCAGTGTCGTGCCTGTTCAAAGACGGCAGCAGCACTGAATTTGAAGAAGGGAACTATTGGGGTGTACCACTTTGCTTCACCGAGCAAGCCGTTATAGATGAGAACGGAAATGAAGTGGCACAAGGGGAAGTGGGTGAAATTGTATGGCGTGGCCCGCAAGTGATGAACGGTTATTTCAAAAACCCGACAGCAAGCGAGTCGGCGTACAAGTATGGTTGGCATCATACAGGCGATCTGGGCTTTATTGATGCCGAAGGCCAACTTATGTTTATCGACAGAGTAAAAGACACCATAAAATCGGGCGGTGAGAATGTATCATCACAAAAAGTAGAACAGACAATGTGCTTGCTACCCGAAGTCGATGCTGCTGCAGCCATTGGCGTGCCCCACCCGCACTGGGGAGAAGCAGTATGCGCTTGTGTTGTTGGAGCCAACTTAGACGAAGAAGCGCTGCCTGCTATAGTCGCATTTTGCAAAACCAAGCTAGGCAAATTTGAAGTACCAAAACAGATTTTTATTTGCGAATCGTTGCCGATGACTAGCACAGGGAAAGTACGCAAAGTCGAACTACGTGAACAGTACAGAGAATTTTTCCAAAAAGAAGCGCTACATTCGTAG
- a CDS encoding SDR family oxidoreductase: MPYQSSLAADSFINTTIVITGGGSGIGRCTAHELASLGATVVLIGRSEDKLISTVEEIKEDGGSASYYCLDIRDEEAVSATLDAILIEHPRVHGLVNMAGGQFRAPLSAISQKGFERVVQTNLLGGFLLSKNLFNKHFEAHGGNIVNITADNKNGMPGMGHSGAARAGVENLTKTAAWEWGPHGVRVNTVAPGWVASSGLDTYPDDMKQTLRNLKHAVPLGRIASEAEISATVCFLLSRGANFITGQTLFVDGGASMGSAPALYPLKHSDKPTSETWNGFHRSAIPRVLQ, translated from the coding sequence ATGCCTTATCAATCAAGTTTAGCCGCTGATAGCTTTATCAATACAACCATTGTCATTACAGGCGGCGGTAGTGGTATTGGTAGATGCACAGCACACGAATTGGCGTCGTTGGGCGCTACTGTTGTACTTATAGGAAGAAGCGAAGACAAACTCATTTCAACTGTTGAAGAAATAAAGGAAGACGGTGGCTCTGCAAGCTACTACTGCTTAGATATTCGTGACGAAGAGGCTGTAAGCGCAACCTTAGACGCGATATTAATAGAACACCCAAGAGTGCATGGACTCGTGAATATGGCCGGCGGCCAATTTAGAGCACCACTTAGCGCCATATCACAGAAGGGCTTTGAGCGAGTAGTGCAAACCAACTTATTAGGTGGTTTTTTATTGTCAAAGAACCTATTCAATAAACACTTTGAGGCGCACGGCGGCAACATAGTGAATATTACGGCAGACAACAAGAACGGTATGCCTGGTATGGGTCATTCCGGCGCTGCACGCGCAGGAGTAGAAAATCTTACCAAAACTGCCGCATGGGAGTGGGGACCGCACGGCGTTCGCGTCAATACCGTTGCGCCAGGTTGGGTGGCCTCATCAGGTTTAGATACCTACCCAGACGACATGAAGCAGACATTGCGTAATCTAAAACACGCCGTTCCGCTTGGCAGGATTGCCAGTGAAGCAGAAATTTCAGCCACGGTGTGTTTTTTACTTAGTCGAGGCGCAAACTTTATAACCGGACAAACACTTTTTGTGGATGGTGGTGCGAGTATGGGCTCAGCCCCTGCACTGTATCCGTTAAAGCACTCTGACAAGCCCACCAGTGAAACATGGAATGGCTTTCATCGCAGCGCAATCCCACGCGTATTGCAATAA
- a CDS encoding acyclic terpene utilization AtuA family protein — translation MRSNTVRIGGASAFYGDSQLSARQLVDKGNIDYLVFDYLAEVTMAILSQAHKKDPRLGYAIDFVTVAMNDVLRDCAEKGIKVIANAGGVNVPGCIAALKALCAEKNVNLNIVGIYGDNLLPLHHDIDGKQQRLNAVSTDTSDLDSGRALPEHLSSMNAYLGATPIADALAAGADIVITGRVVDSALVLAPLIHEFNWQTDDYDLLAQGALAGHIIECGAQCTGGNFTDWETVPNFANMSYPIAEVNASGEFTLSIAPNTGGIATTASVAEQLVYEIGDPANYLLPDVACDFTNVQLTQISQDNVMVSGAKGRAPGNNYKVCATYVDGFKLTGTFFIAGLNVKNKALANINALVSRTEHALQQKGMPPYIDTCIEILGTEATFGPHATAQHAKEVVARFTLHHNNIKALYFAASEMAYLATSAAPGMAGFGAGRPKPQPLIRIHSFLIDKSAVDVQIQKNDTVISSKIYDAAQFSEPAEGTTYALSDSRYGPIDKSTDTTSVPLIELAYARSGDKGDNLNIGVIARHPYLVRFLYHALSESVVQAFFAYAVKGGVKRYSLPGINGFNFFITQALGGGGTASLRTDSQGKSAAQTLLTMMLEVPTSLMPYTKSGGR, via the coding sequence ATGCGTAGTAATACTGTGCGTATTGGCGGGGCATCCGCCTTCTACGGAGATAGCCAGTTATCTGCACGACAACTGGTGGACAAGGGAAACATTGATTACCTCGTTTTTGATTACTTGGCTGAAGTAACGATGGCTATTTTGTCTCAAGCTCACAAAAAAGATCCTCGTCTAGGTTACGCCATTGATTTTGTCACCGTGGCGATGAACGACGTACTAAGAGATTGCGCAGAAAAAGGTATTAAAGTTATTGCGAATGCGGGTGGCGTGAATGTACCAGGTTGCATCGCCGCACTTAAAGCACTGTGCGCTGAAAAAAACGTAAACCTAAATATTGTGGGCATATATGGCGACAACTTACTGCCACTGCATCACGACATAGATGGCAAACAACAACGTCTTAATGCCGTTAGCACAGATACTAGTGATCTGGATTCAGGTCGCGCGCTTCCTGAACACCTTTCGTCGATGAATGCCTATCTTGGTGCCACTCCAATCGCCGATGCTTTAGCGGCGGGCGCCGACATTGTTATCACAGGGCGTGTAGTTGATAGCGCCTTGGTACTAGCGCCTTTAATTCACGAGTTTAACTGGCAAACAGACGATTATGACCTATTGGCGCAAGGTGCACTTGCAGGGCATATTATTGAATGTGGTGCGCAATGCACTGGGGGAAATTTTACTGATTGGGAAACTGTACCCAACTTTGCCAACATGAGCTACCCCATTGCAGAAGTGAATGCCTCTGGAGAATTTACCCTTTCCATTGCCCCTAATACTGGTGGCATTGCAACTACGGCGAGCGTTGCTGAGCAACTTGTTTATGAAATTGGTGATCCTGCCAACTATTTGCTGCCCGACGTGGCCTGCGACTTCACAAACGTACAGCTTACTCAAATTAGCCAAGACAACGTTATGGTGTCAGGCGCTAAGGGGCGAGCGCCGGGGAATAACTACAAGGTGTGCGCGACCTACGTTGATGGCTTCAAACTTACGGGCACTTTTTTTATTGCCGGGTTAAACGTTAAAAATAAAGCGCTCGCTAATATCAATGCCTTAGTCTCGCGCACTGAGCATGCCTTACAACAAAAAGGAATGCCCCCCTACATCGATACTTGCATTGAGATATTAGGCACCGAAGCGACTTTTGGCCCTCATGCCACGGCGCAACATGCCAAAGAAGTAGTGGCCAGATTTACACTTCACCACAACAACATTAAAGCGCTTTATTTTGCTGCTAGCGAGATGGCGTACTTGGCGACGTCGGCAGCGCCAGGAATGGCAGGATTTGGCGCTGGCCGGCCCAAACCTCAGCCGCTTATTCGTATTCATTCGTTTCTTATCGATAAAAGTGCGGTGGACGTTCAAATTCAAAAAAACGACACCGTAATCAGTAGCAAAATATACGACGCTGCACAGTTCAGTGAACCTGCCGAGGGTACCACTTATGCTTTATCTGACAGCCGCTACGGGCCTATTGATAAGAGCACTGACACTACTTCGGTGCCGCTTATTGAACTGGCTTATGCGAGAAGTGGTGACAAGGGAGACAACTTGAATATCGGTGTTATTGCGCGCCACCCTTACCTAGTGCGTTTTTTATATCACGCGTTAAGTGAATCAGTTGTTCAGGCGTTTTTCGCTTATGCCGTAAAGGGAGGCGTTAAACGCTACAGCCTTCCTGGAATAAACGGGTTCAACTTTTTCATAACCCAAGCACTTGGTGGTGGTGGCACAGCCTCGCTTCGAACGGATAGTCAAGGAAAGTCAGCGGCTCAAACTCTGCTAACTATGATGCTAGAGGTTCCCACATCGCTTATGCCTTACACCAAAAGCGGAGGTCGTTAA